A part of Papaver somniferum cultivar HN1 unplaced genomic scaffold, ASM357369v1 unplaced-scaffold_118, whole genome shotgun sequence genomic DNA contains:
- the LOC113330575 gene encoding splicing factor ESS-2 homolog: MLFSPGHSPRHISSPSPSLSSQKTLSNSIESAKSSKKHNSVLDEDTYVASIEKIIERDFFPDIPKLRDRLDWLEACRSGDPVLIKDAQLKIMERRCGKKPLNSDDAQGNKTFQTPQKSNSRLFSVSTPFDLDKTPQQSYVQSETSELGENNESIDVSLSLDEFMRRYTSEDNDSFNKIMEKVNRKRKERYGHLIEGEKVETLSLGNEKIARITDGYGTSDQPVSTLEGWKYTAKNLLMYNPSDNGEFPLTEAERNERVMGLTKEISRTNTRFHGKMMDSGPREEDTIAVMYTPVAGGTPVPLPFPGREAEKTRRYDLEDLRKTPNPFYVESEKKSENGYNYVKTPSPAPGVDESPFITWGEIEGTPLRLETEDTPVGIGGSGNGPQFSIPCPPSRDLKAHSLSRDAARKLRERSKMFQKPPLPSPASGGSASPGVRTLSHAAQKFVRNAIAKSSSSMDESLRASYRGSSPAAVTPKSGRSLTRLGTNSILGSRPPSVRDGSNPVRDGSNPPW; encoded by the coding sequence ATGTTGTTTTCACCAGGCCATTCTCCTCGTCACATATCATCTCCATCCCCTTCTTTATCATCTCAAAAAACCCTATCAAATTCTATTGAATCCGCAAAATCTTCCAAGAAGCATAATTCTGTTCTTGATGAGGATACTTATGTAGCATCCATAGAGAAAATTATTGAAAGGGATTTCTTTCCTGATATACCAAagcttcgtgatcgtcttgattGGCTGGAAGCTTGTAGATCTGGGGATCCTGTTTTGATTAAAGATGCTCAGTTGAAGATCATGGAGCGGCGATGTGGAAAAAAACCCTTAAATTCGGATGATGCTCAAGGTAATAAAACTTTTCAAACACCCCAGAAGTCGAATTCGAGGTTATTTTCTGTATCTACACCATTTGATTTAGACAAAACACCTCAACAATCATATGTTCAATCAGAAACTAGTGAATTAGGTGAGAATAATGAGTCGATTGATGTTTCGTTGTCTCTTGATGAGTTTATGCGACGTTATACGAGCGAAGATAATGATAGTTTTAATAAAATTATGGAGAAAGTTAATAGGAAGAGGAAAGAGAGATACGGGCATTTGATTGAAGGTGAAAAGGTGGAAACATTAAGTTTAGGAAATGAAAAAATTGCTAGGATTACTGATGGGTATGGGACGTCTGATCAACCTGTAAGTACACTAGAAGGATGGAAATATACTGCAAAGAACTTGTTAATGTATAATCCATCAGACAATGGTGAATTTCCATTGACGGAAGCGGAAAGAAACGAAAGGGTTATGGGTTTGACAAAGGAAATCAGTCGAACAAACACTCGGTTTCATGGAAAAATGATGGATTCTGGTCCAAGAGAGGAGGATACAATTGCAGTGATGTATACTCCCGTGGCTGGGGGTACCCCTGTACCTTTACCGTTTCCAGGTCGTGAAGCAGAGAAAACTAGAAGATATGacttggaagatttgagaaaaacACCTAATCCATTTTATGTTGAATCTGAGAAGAAATCTGAAAATGGGTATAACTATGTCAAAACACCTTCTCCTGCACCTGGTGTTGATGAGTCACCATTCATTACTTGGGGAGAGATAGAAGGGACACCATTAAGATTGGAGACTGAGGATACACCTGTTGGGATTGGGGGCAGTGGAAATGGTCCACAATTTAGTATTCCATGCCCACCATCAAGGGATTTGAAGGCCCACTCGTTATCGAGGGATGCTGCTCGTAAACTGAGGGAGAGATCAAAGATGTTTCAGAAGCCACCATTGCCTTCACCAGCTAGTGGAGGAAGTGCGAGTCCAGGTGTTCGAACACTTTCACATGCTGCtcagaaatttgttaggaatgcaattgcaaaatcatcttcttcGATGGATGAATCACTACGTGCAAGTTATCGTGGTTCAAGTCCGGCTGCAGTTACTCCAAAATCTGGGAGAAGCTTGACAAGGTTAGGAACAAATTCAATCTTGGGTTCAAGGCCACCTTCTGTTAGAGATGGTTCCAATCCTGTTAGAGATGGGTCCAATCCTCCCTGGTAA
- the LOC113330400 gene encoding purine permease 3-like, with the protein MIPIESQRTHLDVHIQRPSLEKERMSSSMDIEAASTNERAAANYNHGGNHHNNLAVVPNDHEDDLQETVNPITQKRVINWKLLILFCFFSAFGYIGGPLLQRLYYTHGGGRKWFSSMLQTVGFPVLVAPLSYIYIKKVNGPSYDASWVFMMEPKLFVYSAIIGVALGLDNYMYSAGLFYIPVSTSSLLFSTQLAFTAIFSFIIVRQKFTFYSFNSVVLLTLGAVVLALNTSSDRPPGTTQAQYYFGFFLTLAGAALLGLCMPLIELAYGKSSKPITYSVVMQFQFVLSFFSTLVCITGMAINKDFQVIPREGRNFGLGEGKYYFLIVALAIIWQFFSVGFLGIIYCTSSLFTGIFTTCLLPFTQVAASIAFHEKFTGQKGMSLALCLWGFVSYFIGEYKKTKKPQPIAYDNSAEELKEKSELTNN; encoded by the exons ATGATACCCATTGAATCACAGAGAACACACCTAGATGTACATATTCAAAGACCAAGCTTAGAAAAAGAGAGAATGTCTTCTTCCATGGATATAGAAGCAGCCTCCACTAACGAGAGAGCAGCAGCAAATTATAACCATGGAGGAAATCATCATAACAACCTAGCAGTAGTACCAAATGATCATGAAGATGATCTTCAAGAAACAGTCAACCCAATTACTCAAAAAAGAGTTATAAATTGGAAACTCCTCATACTATTCTGTTTCTTTTCTGCTTTTGGTTACATAGGAGGACCCTTGTTACAGAGACTGTACTACACTCACGGCGGAGGTCGTAAATGGTTTTCGAGTATGTTACAAACCGTTGGGTTTCCGGTGTTAGTAGCTCCACTTTCTTATATCTACATAAAGAAAGTGAATGGACCATCATATGATGCTTCATGGGTTTTCATGATGGAACCGAAATTGTTCGTATATAGTGCAATAATAGGAGTTGCGCTTGGCTTGGATAACTATATGTACTCAGCTGGTCTATTTTATATTCCCGTCTCAACTTCATCACTGTTGTTTTCTACACAACTTGCTTTTACAGCAATATTTTCTTTCATAATTGTGAGACAAAAATTCACATTTTATTCATTCAATTCAGTAGTTCTGCTGACTCTTGGAGCTGTTGTTTTGGCATTGAATACTAGTAGTGACAGACCTCCTGGTACTACTCAAGCACAATATTACTTTGGATTCTTCTTAACTCTTGCCGGTGCTGCTTTACTGGGGCTCTGTATGCCTTTGATCGAACTTGCTTATGGGAAAAGTAGTAAACCTATCACATATTCTGTTGTGATGCAGTTTCAGTTTGTTTTGAGCTTCTTTTCTACTCTGGTTTGCATAACAGGAATGGCCATCAACAAGGATTTTCAG GTTATTCCAAGAGAAGGAAGAAATTTTGGATTGGGTGAAGGGAAATACTATTTCCTAATAGTTGCACTTGCAATTATTTGGCAATTCTTTTCAGTAGGGTTTTTGGGGATCATCTACTGTACATCGTCTCTTTTCACTGGAATTTTCACTACATGTTTACTCCCATTCACTCAGGTCGCTGCATCAATTGCTTTCCACGAGAAATTTACTGGTCAAAAAGGAATGTCACTTGCATTATGTTTGTGGGGTTTTGTCTCCTACTTTATtggggaatacaagaaaaccaagAAGCCGCAACCCATTGCTTATGATAATAGCGCTGAGGAATTAAAGGAGAAGTCAGAACTTACAAATAATTAG